A portion of the Gossypium arboreum isolate Shixiya-1 chromosome 8, ASM2569848v2, whole genome shotgun sequence genome contains these proteins:
- the LOC108469206 gene encoding CLAVATA3/ESR (CLE)-related protein 41-like — translation MDIEPLWDLGGWFFIFIDCMAATPKTPSSSSSSSIVAETFAKSHSLLFLLTLFFIFLLLLNPKPTNYPMDSPNGTPSIPFKRLLLDASSNMNLHPKQTRTLGTSSSSRREFGAEAHEVPSGPNPISNR, via the coding sequence ATGGATATTGAACCCTTGTGGGATCTTGGGGGGTGGTTTTTTATTTTCATTGATTGCATGGCAGCTACACCTAAAacaccatcatcatcatcatcatcatccatagTGGCTGAGACCTTTGCCAAATCCCACTCTCTCCTTTTCCTTCTCACCCTTTTCTTCATTTTCCTTCTACTCCTTAACCCTAAACCCACAAATTACCCCATGGACTCACCCAATGGCACCCCTTCTATCCCTTTCAAAAGGCTTCTTTTAGATGCTTCCTCAAACATGAATTTGCATCCCAAGCAAACACGAACCTTGGGTACGTCGTCTTCGTCACGTAGAGAGTTTGGAGCCGAAGCTCACGAGGTTCCGAGCGGTCCCAACCCTATTTCCAATAGGTGA